The genome window TTATGGGTCTCGGCAACCTGCCCACAAATGCCCTTACCGAATGAAATATTCGTATGCTCTGTTTTTGTTCCCACATAAGGGCCAAGGATCAATTCGTCTTGTTTATCTTCATTCACGAGATAAAATCCCACCCAATCGTAATATTCAATTTTCGATTCCAGAATTTCACATATCCCCTGTAAAATGGAATTTTTATCCTTAGATTGTAAAAAAAATTGTTCGATTTGATCTATAATTGTCTGATATGCCGTTTTCATAATGTATTATTTTTATTCAACAAGGGATTTTTTTTGTTGAATCAAGTTATCCCAGAAAGTAAATGCTTCACGAATATGGGGAATTGTTATTGAACCACCCACCACCAGCCCGATGGATAACACTTTCTCCAATTCATCATCTATTACACCTTCTTCAAAACAT of Candidatus Cloacimonadota bacterium contains these proteins:
- a CDS encoding GAF domain-containing protein — protein: MKTAYQTIIDQIEQFFLQSKDKNSILQGICEILESKIEYYDWVGFYLVNEDKQDELILGPYVGTKTEHTNISFGKGICGQVAETHKTFIVQDVQEENNYLACSLNVKSEIVEPIMKSEKFIGEL